In the Brassica napus cultivar Da-Ae chromosome A7, Da-Ae, whole genome shotgun sequence genome, one interval contains:
- the LOC106354651 gene encoding uncharacterized protein LOC106354651 isoform X1, which translates to MDFHGMNRKNLQILCKKHGIPANLKNIEMANRLASLIFQKEEEEEEVVASRKAKKVRFSPETDNQVFEFTRSVKKSVRTRKAPQLGGGIELRRSKRSVSKGIGDDGDDVSNSISSVGSVQDDSLLPGDGDIQDERRSTRLAARIEKACVEGGTSKAVALLPAAKRSKRSGSGGSSTQEEGEDNDLNAPERVEDRDVQGGRRSRRLAAKTEKSSEEGGMSKSVTLLPAAKRSKGLVDVANKEEERETGEQHRKGGDSKVEMVRRRSMRFVNEQTSGQDQRRSVRLQASVEKTLVGQAKNDSVKASRVVKGNLVDKKTDENLVKSKRVTRNMKRGRSGEPEVDSGAASNQSNLTPKKTLNEFAHFEQEEACGADVKAGGSSKNQKCIEDKPQGIIIIEDSPSSSKTKAAESVEKVLDPTLDKSVDSSQRSNNREINCESVEGECEEKLERETVSMPVMEEDKEEVSPRSLSSPKDKLHVPTGHIIVQDIASTVIAEDSTKTKDKTLIYSPESELKENSCIAKLANVEESLENSTERWKEIHSGKDDEKGSLENDVQAENLHGNVSECNTESSSAEEEMEISKIGGLSVAHCVNLIPEKLLGEYSQLEPEEAERPNVEARSSSQKVKKIVIQEFVKDKPQEMAEDSASTSETKATEPAVISENVLDSTRTVSGETSAVRNSHELNSEVLEEGRGEKHEQAMTKKDKGETSSLSEFLTERSEVKTCLDNRISSCSLSVEATLSPASVQLAMSNPEADLGVPTGNEEETLILTPTSELKEGNAVAKISKVEAILGNSAEGCKEEEKGFLEKDVQAENLHVNFSECNTEKSSSEEVEISKDGCKSANLTPEKLLDTYTQLVPEEAGGPNVEIRSSSKKMKIVSSECLRENPQGMAEESPSTFVTKTAETLMMSENFSVDISPVGNTQELNHELRDEEREEKRELDIVLVAETEKEKKKASSPSELFVETTPPPRSLVQIAVSNPESELSVPTGHILGKDIVSAVIAEEAIKTEEVSKSVQSFVAKFAETDAVLENSAECSSKSLSSKDDGRGSLEKEKQSAKLYGNFSEYNSENINAEEQADICKVGRISPGHCVHRETLDEDESLMKSVQTISSARGCKPNALELSGSFSTDFASLSHKEENVSECLEEEEMKALSQPIPIQKAASNVLERSSLFTTPERNLMLMEQHSESGKICEADIVTQHNDEAVESHAVVFTTPEKLLLLGDSWLDDVGKEGEHTARDFPDESDVLNTSANEAFNEGERIVVELHDESNITASPLRHSRVGDFKEERTERNEEKRTVELHFESGTCAGPDKHDGAENSEGNITMELYEESVDFTGLEERHELFGDSGKDKAREDELQMDAQFYEEAGLSTEMHKDLPLADPELGEAGWLGINNDDKSGSLEGQLLYGDSEQKKAEKAPAEFRDESAVPSIPERHPFPEESELEEAAKSEENNALESQADCDNFTAAIVNAKSHDMSDVLTAPESHSIMGAFEPDGEENKDVELLGESNISTNEESGQDGKIKHNTAATCEESSFFISPERRHHLGNTGPHTAGKQERKEVEFKDESAFFTRLETRLLLGESTQDRLDNGKSGSAKYQSHHASSPKVILKDDSVVRECQVAAPDFRENTIVVSSGSIASKVSYSHEFSAGKVSAGAEFMPKASQAENVAGLDAIQGSSKQSRGNSPHVDACHTMGADTIIDAERNVSFSSYVLSLPAEGNSETIGEISNHIEVAGTCSLVSEESGPSTDIQNQIHDAVEELAVTDAKLTKNTQSDSETIGEISSQPEVTGTCSMVSEKSTPFMDIQNHINDALEEELAVTDNSKADDLIEAKVTRNMKNMDSSGGSDVSGKTCVLAVTEDEYLCYNSEVADPVDTAFEKDIFLAPDESTLQKNKNQEEISADDEMLKREDTPETFNESSENIGESSEKQVRREQVLIYRTQAKPKRHDMKENAPNSKIVDNLNVTAPRTSKRQPLQDLSKN; encoded by the exons ATGGATTTTCACGGAATGAATCGGAAAAATCTACAAATCCTATGTAAAAAGCATGGGATCCCTGCGAATCTCAAGAACATCGAGATGGCTAATCGACTCGCTTCTCTTATTTTCCAG aaggaggaggaggaggaggaggtagTCGCTAGTAGAAAAGCTAAGAAAGTAAGATTCAGTCCCGAGACTGATAATCAAGTTTTCGAATTCACTCGTTCTGTGAAGAAGAGTGTTAGAACGCGTAAAGCTCCTCAGCTTGGTGGAGGTATAGAGCTAAGGCGGTCGAAGCGAAGTGTGTCTAAGGGGATAggtgatgatggagatgatgtgTCAAACTCGATAAGTTCTGTTGGTAGTGTTCAAGATGATAGTTTATTACCTGGAGATGGAGATATTCAGGATGAGAGACGGTCCACGAGACTGGCGGCTAGAATTGAGAAAGCATGCGTGGAAGGTGGGACATCTAAGGCGGTAGCTTTATTACCTGCTGCTAAGCGGTCAAAGCGAAGTGGCTCTGGTGGTAGTAGTACTCAAGAAGAGGGTGAAGATAATGATTTGAATGCTCCAGAACGGGTTGAAGATAGAGATGTCCAGGGTGGGAGACGGTCCAGGCGACTGGCTGCTAAAACTGAGAAATCATCTGAGGAAGGTGGGATGTCAAAGTCGGTGACTTTATTACCTGCGGCTAAGCGGTCAAAAGGGCTTGTAGACGTGGctaacaaagaagaagaaagggaaaCGGGAGAACAACATAGGAAGGGTGGTGATTCTAAAGTTGAAATGGTGCGTAGGCGGTCTATGCGGTTTGTGAATGAGCAGACCAGTGGTCAGGATCAGAGAAGGTCAGTGAGACTTCAAGCTAGTGTGGAGAAGACATTAGTAGGTCAAGCAAAGAATGATTCAGTTAAGGCTTCAAGAGTAGTTAAAGGGAATCTAGTTGATAAGAAGACGGATGAGAATCTTGTCAAATCGAAAAGAGTTACTAGAAATATGAAACGGGGCAGATCAGGAGAGCCAGAGGTGGACAGTGGAGCTGCATCAAACCAAAGCAATCTAACGCCTAAGAAGACTTTGAATGAGTTCGCTCACTTTGAGCAAGAAGAAGCTTGTGGAGCTGATGTTAAAGCTGGAGGCTCTTCCAAGAATCAAAAATGCATCGAGGATAAGCCTCAaggaataataataattgagGACTCTCCTTCTTCCTCCAAAACCAAAGCTGCAGAATCTGTTGAGAAGGTTCTCGATCCTACACTGGATAAATCAGTTGATAGTTCTCAAAGGTCAAACAATCGAGAGATAAATTGTGAATCTGTGGAAGGAGAATGTGAAGAGAAACTTGAGCGAGAGACAGTTTCTATGCCCGTGATGGAGGAGGACAAAGAGGAAGTATCACCACGCTCTCTAAGCAGCCCAAAAGATAAGCTACACGTCCCTACTGGCCATATCATTGTCCAGGATATTGCTTCAACAGTTATAGCAGAGGATAGTACCAAAACAAAGGACAAAACCCTTATTTACTCTCCTGAATCTGAGCTTAAGGAGAATAGCTGTATAGCTAAGTTAGCAAACGTTGAAG aaagtCTGGAAAACTCAACTGAACGTTGGAAAGAGATTCACTCAGGCAAAGATGATGAGAAAGGTTCCTTGGAGAATGATGTACAAGCAGAAAATTTGCATGGGAACGTTTCTGAATGCAATACTGAGAGTAGCAGTGCAGAAGAAGAAATGGAGATTAGTAAGATCGGTGGTCTGAGTGTTGCTCACTGTGTAAATCTAATACCAGAAAAACTTTTGGGTGAGTACTCTCAGTTAGAGCCAGAAGAAGCAGAGCGGCCTAATGTGGAAGCTAGAAGCTCTTCCCAGAAAGTGAAGAAGATAGTGATTCAAGAATTCGTAAAAGATAAGCCACAAGAAATGGCTGAGGACTCAGCTTCTACATCTGAAACCAAAGCTACAGAACCTGCTGTGATTTCTGAGAATGTTTTGGATTCTACACGGACAGTTTCAGGTGAGACGTCAGCGGTGAGAAACAGTCACGAGTTGAATTCTGAAGTTTTGGAAGAAGGACGTGGAGAGAAACATGAGCAAGCAATGACTAAGAAAGACAAAGGGGAAACATCATCACTCTCTGAATTTCTTACTGAGCGCTCAGAAGTGAAAACCTGCCTAGATAACCGCATCAGTAGCTGTTCTCTATCTGTGGAAGCTACTTTGTCTCCTGCTTCAGTACAATTAGCAATGAGCAACCCGGAAGCCGATCTAGGCGTGCCTACTGGCAATGAGGAGGAAACCCTTATTTTAACCCCTACATCTGAGCTTAAGGAGGGCAACGCTGTTGCTAAGATATCAAAAGTAGAAG CAATCCTGGGAAACTCAGCTGAAGGTTGCAAAGAGGAAGAGAAAGGTTTCTTGGAGAAGGATGTCCAAGCAGAAAATTTGCATGTAAACTTTTCTGAATGCAACACTGAGAAGAGCAGCTCAGAAGAAGTGGAGATTAGTAAGGACGGTTGTAAGAGTGCAAATCTGACGCCAGAGAAACTTTTGGATACGTACACTCAATTGGTGCCAGAAGAAGCAGGGGGACCTAATGTGGAAATTAGAAGCTCTTCCAAGAAAATGAAGATAGTGAGTTCAGAATGCCTAAGAGAGAATCCACAAGGAATGGCTGAGGAGTCGCCTTCTACATTCGTGACCAAAACTGCAGAAACTCTCATGATGTCTGAGAATTTTTCAGTTGATATTTCACCAGTGGGAAACACTCAAGAGTTGAATCATGAACTTAGGGATGAAGAACGTGAAGAGAAACGAGAGCTAGACATAGTTCTGGTGGCTGAGACagagaaggagaaaaagaaAGCATCATCACCATCTGAGCTATTTGTGGAAACCACTCCACCTCCTCGTTCTTTAGTACAGATAGCAGTGAGCAACCCTGAATCCGAGCTAAGTGTGCCTACTGGACATATCCTTGGTAAGGATATTGTTTCAGCAGTTATTGCTGAGGAAGCTATTAAAACCGAGGAGGTTTCTAAATCTGTGCAGAGCTTTGTAGCTAAATTTGCAGAAACAGATG CAGTCCTGGAAAATTCAGCTGAATGTTCGAGCAAGAGTCTTTCAAGCAAAGATGATGGTAGAGGTTCCTTGGAGAAGGAAAAACAATCAGCAAAGCTATATGGAAACTTCTCTGAATACAACTCTGAGAATATCAATGCAGAAGAACAAGCAGACATCTGTAAGGTTGGTCGTATTAGCCCTGGTCATTGTGTGCACCGGGAGACACTCGACGAGGATGAGAGTCTAATGAAATCTGTGCAAACAATTTCTAGTGCGAGAGGTTGTAAACCAAATGCGTTGGAGCTAAGTGGATCGTTTTCAACTGACTTTGCTTCCCTTTCACATAAGGAAGAGAACGTTTCAGAGTGTTTGGAGGAAGAGGAAATGAAAGCTTTATCCCAACCTATACCAATACAAAAGGCTGCTAGCAACGTACTTGAGAGGTCGTCTCTATTCACTACTCCCGAGAGGAACTTGATGTTAATGGAGCAACACAGCGAAAGTGGAAAGATCTGTGAAGCTGATATAGTGACCCAGCACAATGATGAAGCAGTAGAGTCTCATGCTGTTGTTTTCACAACTCCTGAAAAACTTTTACTGCTGGGTGATTCTTGGCTAGATGATGTGGGAAAGGAAGGGGAACATACAGCCAGAGACTTTCCGGATGAATCTGATGTTCTCAATACCAGCGCAAATGAAGCTTTTAATGAAGGAGAAAGAATAGTAGTTGAGCTTCATGACGAGTCTAACATTACCGCAAGCCCACTGAGACATTCCAGGGTAGGAGACTTCAAAGAAGAAAGAACCGAAAGGAATGAAGAAAAAAGGACGGTTGAGCTCCATTTTGAATCCGGCACTTGCGCTGGACCGGATAAACATGATGGAGCAGAGAATAGTGAAGGAAACATAACTATGGAGTTATATGAAGAATCAGTTGATTTCACTGGTCTGGAGGAGAGACATGAGCTTTTTGGGGATTCTGGAAAAGATAAAGCTAGAGAAGATGAACTCCAGATGGATGCACAGTTCTATGAGGAAGCTGGATTATCCACTGAGATGCACAAAGATCTACCTTTAGCAGACCCTGAACTAGGCGAAGCAGGATGGCTAGGAATTAATAATGATGACAAGTCAGGTAGCCTGGAGGGACAACTGTTATATGGAGACTCTGAACAAAAGAAAGCAGAAAAGGCGCCTGCAGAGTTTCGTGATGAGTCTGCTGTTCCCAGTATCCCAGAAAGACATCCATTCCCGGAAGAGTCTGAACTGGAAGAAGCTGCAAAAAGTGAAGAAAACAATGCTTTGGAATCGCAAGCTGACTGTGACAACTTCACTGCCGCCATCGTAAATGCTAAGTCTCATGATATGTCCGATGTTCTTACTGCTCCTGAAAGCCACTCTATTATGGGAGCCTTTGAGCCAGATGGAGAAGAAAACAAGGATGTGGAATTGTTGGGTGAATCTAACATTTCCACAAACGAAGAGTCTGGACAAGATGGAAAGATAAAACATAATACAGCAGCCACTTGCGAAGAGTCTTCTTTTTTCATTTCTCCAGAGAGGCGACACCATCTAGGAAACACTGGACCACACACTGCTGGAAAGCAAGAACGAAAGGAAGTGGAGTTCAAGGACGAGTCTGCCTTCTTCACTAGGCTCGAGACTCGTTTACTTTTGGGAGAGTCTACTCAGGACCGTCTTGATAATGGCAAGTCTGGCTCAGCCAAGTATCAAAGCCATCATGCTTCTTCTCCCAAAGTTATTTTGAAGGACGACAGTGTGGTTCGGGAATGTCAAGTTGCAGCTCCAGATTTCAGAGAAAACACTATTGTTGTTTCAAGTGGTAGTATCGCATCCAAAGTTTCTTATAGCCATGAGTTCAGTGCCGGGAAAGTATCTGCAGGTGCAGAGTTTATGCCAAAAGCTTCTCAGGCAGAAAATGTTGCAGGTCTAGATGCCATACAAGGGTCATCAAAGCAAAGCAGAGGGAATTCTCCACATGTCGACGCATGCCATACTATGGGGGCTGACACTATCATAGATGCAGAAAGAAATGTTTCCTTCAGCTCCTACGTTCTTTCCTTACCAGCTGAAGGTAATTCCGAGACAATTGGTGAAATTTCCAACCACATAGAAGTTGCTGGAACCTGTTCGTTGGTGTCTG AAGAATCTGGCCCTTCCACAGACATTCAGAATCAGATACATGATGCAGTGGAGGAACTGGCAGTAACAG ATGCAAAGTTAACTAAGAACACTCAAAGTGATTCCGAGACAATTGGTGAAATTTCCAGCCAACCTGAAGTTACTGGAACCTGCTCCATGGTGTCAG AAAAATCTACCCCTTTCATGGATATTCAGAACCATATAAATGACGCACTGGAGGAGGAACTAGCAGTAACAG ACAACAGCAAAGCAGACGACCTCATAGAAGCAAAAGTAACAAGGAACATGAAGAACATGGACTCTTCAGGTGGGTCTGATGTCTCTGGAAAGACATGCGTCTTAGCTGTAACAGAGGATGAGTACTTATGTTACAATTCTGAAGTAGCTGATCCTGTTGATACTGCATTTG AGAAAGACATCTTTCTGGCTCCTGATGAATCCACTCTTCAGAAAAACAAGAACCAAGAAG